CTTTGTGAAGCTGAGCAAGCTCAGCCAAGATGCCCACTGCCCTGCCTTAGTCCAAGATGAGAGTCCATAGTGGCTCTCGTTCCAGGACTCTGTGGAGCCATTTGATTCCTGGAACTCAGGACCTGGAGCATATGAAAGaatagcaattttaaaaaaaataaataaatcttgcaaATTTCACACTATGGGCCCTGTTACAGTAGGAATTAAACTGATGGCTGCTTACCCTATGCTAGTACTGTATACATCCAACATCCCTCTTCCACAACAAGCCAGGATAACTGCATGAACATCTGCCTTTATTGCACATTGCTGAAGATTATTCTCCAGCGGCTTTTGCCTTCTGGATAGGGGCTTAATTTGCAGATGGATCGCTGAGGTGCCACAAGTGGGACAATGGCCACAGGTTTATTTTACTTTGTGGGATTTCTTCTGGAAAGGCTAAATCTTGAATAAAATTGGCACCTCAACTTGTTGGCAGCAGGATAtgggttgcataccctccaacatttctccagtgaatatagggatgtcctgtttaataataataatacgctgcccatctgactgggctgccccagcactGAGGcgtccaacatatatgaaaacataataaagcattaaaaaacttccccatacagggctgcctttggatgtcttctaaaggttgtatattgaaataattttttttaaggtcttatatatataataaatgttcataaacgtaccaaccaagcatgtacatagatatgtggatcacatgtctggagcagcacaagaagactgtcctgaaaccattttgactcccaaactgaccaaatattttctctgcaaggagcgagggggtgagggaacctccccattgtctcaggaattgagtaatcaccatctcaaaggaatggccagactaccaggaaaggcaatcagataaggcatgatCAGATAacctgacatcatcatcatcatcatcatcatcatcatcatcatcatcatatatttattatttattatttataccccgcccatctggctgagtttccccagccactctgggcggctcccaatcaagtgttaaaaacagaacagcgttacatattaaaaacttccctgaacagggctgccttaagatgtcttctgaatgtcaggtagttgtttatctctttgacatctggtgggagggggttccacagggcgggcgccactaccgagaaggccctctgcctggttccctgtagcctcacttctcgcaatgagggaaccgccagaaggccctcggcgctggatctcggtgtccgggctgaatgatggggatggagacgctccttcaggtatacgggacCGAGGccgacaggaaaaacaacaacattcaaattcctGTTGTAgatcgccttttctgtgatgtaggtatgatgtttgtggggggaggtcttgggttacaccccttctgtgatgtatgtgtgatgtatggaggggtggtcttgggctccagggcagggaatttaaaatatagacaagggcaggcacacctttgttctgggtcctcctccttctcctgcaggtgaggggagcaccctgttgcaacagttcaataaagatcaggcttactagctgctttgcttctcaatattctctggttggcctctgttattttctcctaccgatggagaatctacaaaggactctataagggctcttgtgccccccataagggaataagggcagattctGTTTACAACAATAGTTACTAGTCTCCTTGGCTTATGGGTTgcagaactccataccctccaacatttctccagtgaaaatggggatgtcctaaggaaaagagggatattccaggatcaaatcagaaacctgtgaatccgggactgtccctggagaatagggacacctggagggtctgctcTCTCATGGTCGAAAGTCATTTATTTCTGTATTGGGAATAAACCGCTCTTCTCTCCATGAAAACAGAGCTTAATTTGACACAGGTTTAACTAGGAACATAGCCACAAAACCCACTTTCAATGCCAGGGCTTGGCCAAGAACCTCCGGTTTTGAGTCCGAGACCTCGCCGTGTAAGCAGCCCTTGCCTCTGTGTTCTCTTTTTGGACACAATGCGGAAACGTTGGCCCCTTTATGATTGGCAAAAAAGTGTAAGACAGCTGAATTGGTTGGAGCAGGCATATATACATAAAGCGTGACTTTCTTCCCTCGTCTGGTCAATGTGACAGAATATCCTGTCTGCTGCAGCCCAACTGTAGGGCTCTACCTGCCTGAAGATCAGTGTTCGGAGGCCAGAGGTGGCCAGATGTAATTCCtctcccacaggcaactggtgATGTAAAAGCTGAGCACTCGCCACTTGCTCAATGCTGTGCGTGTGGCTCcaaattagaagaagaagaagaagaagagtttggatttgatatcccgctttatcactacccgaaggagtctcaaagccgctaacattctcctttcccttcctcccccacaacaaacactctgtgaggtgagtggggctgagagacttcagagaagtgtgactagcccaaggtcacccagcagctgcatgtggaggagcggggaatcgaacccggttcaccagattacgagtccactgctcttaaccactacaccacgctggctgatGACTCGGATGACCAATGGATACAGCCCTAGCGTACTGGAGACACCATTTTATGCACCCAgtaccttaggtaaaggtaaaggtacccctgcccgcacgggccagtcttgccagactctagggttgtgcgctcatctcactctataggccgggagccagcgctgtccgcagacactcccaggtcacgtggccagcgcagcacatggaacgccgtttaccttcccgctggtaagcggttcctatttatctacttgcacccgggggtgctttcgaactgctaggttggcaggcgctgggaccgaacgacgggagcgcaccccgctgcggggatttgaaccgccgaccatacgatcggcaagtcctaggcgctgaggttttacccacagcgccacccgcgtcccacacccaGTACCTTGTATGCACACAATTCCTGATGTCGCAAGGGATCTGCACATACATTTTTGTTGCTAGTTTGGGATGAATACATTCTATATATCgggatggggaaggaggaggtgtcTAAACTGCAAGATTTGTAATAATCAGGGGAAGTATATTTGTGTGAGAGGTTTGAAATATATTATAATATCACAGacgcttttttatataaaaaagctattttgtggcatttatcaccaataaataaaacatatcacAGTATGTTCCCTGCAACAGATCCATGATAAGTTAGTGGATAATGCGTTGGCTGTGGTTGGAATTGGCTGAAAATAAATCTATCCCCTCCAGTTAATGAATGACTTATTAAATTCAGTACTTTGTCACCTTGTCTCGGTTGCTGTCCCTATTTCCCAAATATCCATCACTGTTAATGTTGGGATGGGAGGAACAGAATTAGTTGGTGTCAATCTTCTTTCTCCttaccagggactcagctacattagtcaagaaacagtgttttgaatgtgttataaacatgcaacaccaggtggtgccagagagcaaaatAAATTTCTAAGCGTTTTTCATagtggttccccctccccctatGTTATGATGATTtagtttctgacttatttatagtgggtttttcctgtgtgtagatccacctcaGGTCTCAGGGTTTGAGCTGCAACTTCCGGCACTAGCCTCCTTTTCAGACTCTCCAGGGGAAGGAATAACATCTGAGAGTAAAAGGCCAGAGTCAagggggcagaatattttctccTTGGCACGATGAGAACTTCTGCTTGTTCTGCCTGCTCCCCCtccctcaaataataataataaaatctggcTCCATCCCTGATGCATCCATCTACCCTTGGCTAGTGAGGTGTGCTATGGTCTGTACTATGCCCAACTCAGGCCTGAAGTGGCTGACCAAGTGTGGTGCTGCTGATAccctagcttcctggcaggtgggttgctgctgcttgccaggagagagaggagggagacaccagggaggtcagtgcagtgcaaatacCCTGTGAAGAATGGCAGATAGAGTCTGCTGGTGcctttgcaccatgccaacttcCTTATCACCTTGCCTTACCTTCTTCCAGTAAGCAACCGCCCTAACTGGAAGTCAGCATAGCAGCTGCCCCACCCAGGGAAACCTCCTCTCTGATCCAACAATCCAGCCTCTGAATGGTCAGGCGCTATCTTTCAGATTCCCGATTCTGCTACTTAAGTCTGAGCCTCAGCACACCTGCAAATCCGAGCCCCCTCCCCCTGCGCACTCGTCCACTTTCCATCTTCCTGAAGAGAAAGCAAAAAGACATTGAGGCAGAGGCACGATGCTCAGGTGTGAAACAGAATTTAATTTTGAGGGTTGGTCTGTTGGTTGATTTTCTCGtgtgtctgggggtgggggtTCTCCGCTTGCTCAGTTGAGGGTGAAACTTCTGGAGGTCGAAGCATATGTGATAGgagagcaaggcagggaacaggtgATGGGGAAAGAGCGCCGTGTGACTGAAcgaccagaaagagagagagagagagagagagagagagagagagagagagagagagagagaggtctgagCAGGATGCGGATCACAACAACACGCCCACAATGCACTGACCCACAACACCCCACAAAGCATGGCATAAGGACCCAGTGTATTGCAGCAGCACAGGTTGCCTTGGTGTCGCCCGAAAACACAAACCAAAAGAACTTTCAGATCAGTCGCAGGTGTAGGTATGGCACCgcacagacaaacacacacacacacaccccgcccgaaacagaaagagaaaacaaaacttgAAGGCTGGCAGGGACAGGCTAGAACATACAGAAACTTGCTGTCGACAGTAAGCGCTACAAAGGTTTTAAACACCGTCATAATCCAGGAGTAAAACACAGACTCCCAGCGGCAACAAAGGAAGGGGAACACAGGGCTAACTTCAGCCACGCGCGCCCTCACCACACGTCCAAGCAAACATGCTCACAGCACTTGACACTGGGGTGCAACGATGATTCAAGCAGGCCCAGAGAGAAGACACTGCGCAACACACGCAAAGCTGGCTTGGAGCAGCGCCCTGGGACAGGCAGAGGGAAGCTTCGTTCTCCACACGTCTTGGGGGGCAGGGCGGCTCCAGTGAGAGGCCAGAGGAGGTAGCTGGAATGGGGAGAGGAGACAGAGGAGCTGGGGAAATGGAGGGTGTGGTCTAAAGGGGCACTCAGAGTCTGTGCACTGGGAGGTCAGCAGGCAAGCCAGAGTGTGCCCAGGGCAGGGCTTATAGGACGCTGGGGTTACGGAAGTTGTGCCCGGCAAAGTGGGCTTCGTCGCCAAGCTCTTCCTCAATCCTGTGGAAGGCAGAGAGAAAGGCAGGCCGTTATATTCACTCCACAGGCCCTGCTTCACAGAGCAGACGTAAACCAGAGACGGTTAGGTTCTGCTGCAATTAAAGCACAGaagtcaattaccgtattttttgctctataatactcactttttccctcctaaaaagtaaggggaaatgtgtgtgcatcttatggagcgaatgcaggctgcgcagctatcccagaagccagaacagcaagagggattgctgctttcgctgcgcagcgatcccttttgctgttctggcttctgagattcagaatattttttttcttgttttcctcctccaaaaactaggtgtgtcttgtggtctggtgcatcttatagagcgaaaaatacggtatgttaaagGCCCCCCGCTGTACAAGCTACAGGTTGGGAAGGCCCTAGCAGGTGCGTCTTATCCATAGACGTTAGTGGCGCAGGGCGCCAGGGCGCCAGATTTTGGAGGGCGCCACAAGCTGAGTGTCCGGGAAGGAGAGTCAGGCCACGCTCCCTTCCCCATTCTGGtgcagccccctcctctcctctcagccACCCATCAGAGCATGCTGCGTCCAGCTCAGGGAAGCCTCTTTGCGTCCCCTCCTGCTGGGGCTGCCTGGGCGCCTGGCAGGTGCAATTGGGGGCGGGCGAAGGGCTGGGCAGGCATGTCTCTCCTGCCCCTCTCTGGCCACGTCGCTGCCTGCGCACCTCCCTCCGGAGTCTGCGAGCGGAGCAGGGAAGCGTCCTGTGCAATCCTGGCACCGAGTGAGGATGGGACAGCCGGCGAGCCACCTGATCTGCTTGCTGGCCCTCCTGTCGTGTCGACTTCCCTGCACGGGGGCAGGTAAGGGGCACCGGGTGCTTAGAGGGAGGGAGTCTTTGCGGGAGGCCGTCTGGGCTGCGATCTGGGTGCCTCTTACTTACGTGCAGCGCCGAATCTGGCTTTTTCCATTAAGTCACTTTTTGGCCTTTGGCAAACTCCTATTCTCTCAACTTCATCCGaaatgtgggataacacttgGTTGTCATAGGGATTACTCAGTGCTGTTCTTCAAGAAAATacctcaccatgaagttgtggGGCGCCAGATGGGGGGCGGGGCGAGGGACCTTGGGCCCTCAAAATAAATTTCAAgtagggggccaggcccccttcATATCCCCCATGCTGTGTGCGCACATGCCGTGCAACATGGTCACGTCACTCGCGCACGACAAGCCAGCATGTTGCCCGGTATGCATGTGTGACGTGAGCATGTGGCACATTGCTGGCTCCCTGAAAGGCAGGGGCAAGCTGgccccagtgcttttcttctagaaaatgcGGTGCTGGGACTGCATAGCCTTCAGCacccccagaagaagaaaaaagcactggtattgCTAGAACAATGTACTGTATGGGAGTGTTTTGATAATATTTCGTGATTTGATGGAAGGGAACAACATTTGCGTTTGGCAATGTTAATCTAATTTAGATAAACCCTCATGCCATTTTGATGCCAAAGGCATGTGCTGCTTTTTCAATGCTGTGTGTGGCCAGCTTTGCTTGGGCTCATCGGAGAATAATGGAAGACTAAGATGCTCAAGGTTCTTGTTCAGGGCCGTGGAAAAGAAAACCCTTTTATGGATAGCTTTGGGGAGCCCATGCCTTACAGCAGGTATCTTCAGCCTTTTCAGACCCAGCACCCACTTTTAACCCCagtatgcatttggggaccccATTCTTAATCTTCTACCATATATTTGCAAGGTAGAAAGCCAGTGTCTTAGAAACCAATGCTAGGAGTAGTTTAGTGATTTTTGCTGCTTTAGATAGAGAATGGCAAGGCAtccttatacagtcgtacctcagaagtcgaatggaaccCGTTCTGGAactccattcgacttccaaaacatttggaaaccaaggcgcggcttccaattggctgcaggaagctcctgcagccaattagaagcagtggaagccatgttggacatttgggttacaaagaacgtttgcaaacctgaacactcacttccaggtttgcggcattcaggcgccaaaatgttcgacttgcaAGACATTCAGcatccaaggtacgattgtataaACCAGGCgtagacaaactcggccctccagatgttttgggactacaattcccatcatccctgaccactggtcctgttagctagggatgatgggagttgtagtctcaaaacatctggagggccaagtttgccgaTGCCTGGTATAAACTGACAGTGCGTCCCTCAATTTCCTGTGGCATTGCATGATAGAAAGAGATCTTAGACTTACATGCTGTTCCATCATTGTGTGCGTGATGGTCCACCTACACTCAAGTCTCCCCTAAGCTCTGCAATGGCGAATAGCTCCCAAAAGCTGCCTGCATGCATTTGCCTATTGCACAGAGGCCGACTCCTGCTGGAAGGCAAACTGATAATATGCCAGCATTTCCCCTCTTGTTTCTTACCTCATTAACTGATTGTATTTCGCCAGTCGCTCGGACCTGCATGGCGCTCCCGTCTTTATCTGCAAAAGTCAATGTCAATGCAACAGTATTTTATGGAGGGTCCACACCAGCATTACAAATGGGAACAGTTGCATCATGAACAAAGGCATGAGTGAATAGTGGATATTTTAAATTGGCTTTTGCTTGTGCAGTTTGGCAACTCTTTACTTCTGGTAAATAAGCCATCACAGCTGTTAGAGGACTGTCAAAATTTGTGTCCCAgtctttttagactcatctacccatgtactatgggatgcgggtggcactgtgggctaaagcactgagccttgggcttgccgatcagaaggtcggcggttcgaatcccgtgacggggtgagctcccgttgctcggtccctgctcctgccaacctagcagtttgaaagcacgtcaaagtgcaagtagataaatagataccactccggcgggaaggtaaacggcgtttctgtgcgctgctctggttcgccagaagtggcttagtcatgctggccacatgacccaaaagctgtacaccggctcattggccagtaaagcgagatgagcgccacaaccccaaagtcatctgcgactggacttagtggtcaggggtccctttacctttttacccatgtACTACCTGAAACCAAAGGGGTATGTTGGCTGCCAGAtatgaaataccttgggattacagtggaaccttggttttcgaacttaatccattccaagagtctgtttgacttccgaaatgttcgaaaaccaaggcacagcttctgattggctgcaggagcttcctgcagtcaagcagaaaccgcgtcggatgtttggcttctgaaaaaagtttgcaaaccagaacacttacgtCCGGGTTTGcatcgtttgggagccgatttgtttgacaactaaactgttcgagaaccaaggtgccactgtattttcaactctcctaccccactattcTACAATGGGACACTTGAGTTGTCTCTGGCTGTAGAAAGAGATTATGTCTCTACACTGACATGGTTGATCCAGCCTTATCTGTTTCTTCTCCAGAGAACACCCAAGACACGTTTTCTCCCCACCCAGAACTTACCTGGCCAGTACAGAGTCCCACCACCAGGTCCGCAATGAAGGTGTCTTCAGTCTCCCCTGATCGGTGACTCACCATCACCCCCCAGCCATTTTCCTGGGCCAGTTTACAGCTGTGGAGGGAGACAAGGAACTCAGTGGATTTGCCTCAGTCCCAAGTCCCAACAGGTCTAATGTTCTTGGAAGGGAACGCGACTGGGCACTAGTGGAACAGAGCGGTTTGGCTGGACTCACGCTTGGATGGCCTCGGTGACTGATCCAATCTGGTTGACTTTCAGCAGAAGGCAATTGCAGGCCTTGTCTTCCACAGCTCGCTCGATGCGTTTGGGGTTGGTCACAGTCAGGTCGTCCCCCACAATCTGAATCCCAACGTTTGCTGTGAACTTGGACCAGGCCTCCCAGTCATCCTGATCAAAAGGATCCTCGATCGACACCACtgcagagagaagggggaaacgagagtacattggtaccttggttctcaaacttaatcagttccggacgtccattccaaaaccaaagcgttccaaaaccaaggcgcgctttcccatagaaagtaatgcaaaatggattaatccgttccagacttttaaaaacaacccctaaaacagcaatttaacatgaattttactatctaacaagagcattgatccataaaatgaaagcaataaacaatgtacttgCAGTCATGCAATCAATCAGTGgatgaactgggttccacacagtcacaaaaacaacaaaaaaaaagagtcacaaaaatgcaagataaaaaggaaaacagacagacctcaacgtaacactcaaaacagaagtgtggcactcaaatcagaagtgtaacactAAAAATGGAgaatgttcggcttctgaaaaaagttcacaaactggaacacttacttctgggtttgcagtgtttgggtcccaagttgtttgagtaccaaggcgtttgagaaccaaggtaccactgtattgcagcaACCCATTGCTCCTGTTCCCATTCAGCAAAGTGCAAAAACTTCCACAATCTGGTACCCTGGTACTGAGGCTTTAGGCACGGTGGACTCACCTGGGTAATCCCTTACAAAGCTTTGGTACAAGTCACCCAGCTCATCAGCAGAGATATAGCGGCTGGGGTCATCGGGGGATTTGAAGTCCAAGTC
This portion of the Podarcis raffonei isolate rPodRaf1 chromosome 17, rPodRaf1.pri, whole genome shotgun sequence genome encodes:
- the ENO2 gene encoding gamma-enolase isoform X2; its protein translation is MLEMDGTENKSKFGANAILGVSLAVCKAAAAEKDIPLYRHIADLAGNSDLILPVPAFNVINGGSHAGNKLAMQEFMILPVGAESFRDAMRIGAEVYHNLKGVIKDKYGKDATNVGDEGGFAPNILENSEALELLKEAIEKAGYTDKIVIGMDVAASEFYRDGKYDLDFKSPDDPSRYISADELGDLYQSFVRDYPVVSIEDPFDQDDWEAWSKFTANVGIQIVGDDLTVTNPKRIERAVEDKACNCLLLKVNQIGSVTEAIQACKLAQENGWGVMVSHRSGETEDTFIADLVVGLCTGQIKTGAPCRSERLAKYNQLMRIEEELGDEAHFAGHNFRNPSVL